The stretch of DNA ACCGCCCTTTTTTATCCGATGGCTATGAATCTTCACGACCAAATGATGGCTCAAACGCGTCTGGCTCAAACACGTCGCCAATTTCTGACCAGCGGCAAGCACTTGCTAGGTGGGGCTGCGTTAACGTCACTTGCGGGTGCGGGGTTAGCATCCCTGGTTGATCCAGCGAATGCCCTTGCATCACCCGGTGCAATGCCGATGCACTTCGCCCCCAAAGCGAAACGCGTGATCTATTTGCACATGGTTGGCGGGCCGTCGCAGATGGACTTGTTCGATTACAAGCCAGCGATGAACACGTATTTTGACAAAGACCTACCTGAGTCCATTCGACAAGGACAGCGATTGACCACTATGACCAGTGGCCAATCTCGCTTTCCAATCGCTCCGTCAAAATTTGCGTTCCAACAATACGGCGAATGTGGAATGTGGATGAACTCGGATCACTTGCCTTGGCTATCTAAAAAGGCTGATGAAATTTGCTGGATGCGAAGTTTGCACACCGAGGCGATTAACCATGAGCCCGCGATCACGGCAATGCAGACTGGTAATCAAATCACCGGGCGGCCCTGTTTAGGGTCATGGGCGTCGTACGGACTGGGTTCGATGAACGACAATCTGCCCGCGTTTGTCGTGCTTGTCGCGATCCCGACCAATCGTGAACAGGAACAGGCCATTTCATCGCGACTTTGGAGTGCAGGCTACTTGTCAGGAGAACACTCGGGAGTGTCATTTCGCAGCAGCGGTGATCCGATCCTATACATCAACAATCCCCCGGGCGTTCCCGATGCCATTCGCCGCCGCACGATTGACGGTCTCAACGCGTTGAATCAAATGACGTATCAATCGCTCGGTGATCCAGAAACGCATACACGGATTCAGCAGTACGAAATGGCCTTTCGCATGCAGGCGAGTGTGCCAGAGCTAGTCGATATCAATTCCGAATCGCAGCACATATTTGACCTTTATGGCGAGGACGCCAAGAAGCCGGGCACCTTTGCAAACACGGCGCTAATGGCACGCCGCTTGTCAGAGCGGGGCGTGCGGTTCGTTCAGGTCTATCACAACAATTGGGATCACCACGCCAACGTGGCAACCCGCCTGCCCGATCAATGCAAAGACGTTGATCGTCCGTGCTACGCGTTGTTGGAAGATTTAAAGCAGCGTGGAATGCTCGACGATACCCTCGTGATCTGGGGAGGAGAGTTCGGTCGCACGATTTACACGCAAGGCAAGCTGACGAAGGAAAACTACGGGCGCGATCATCATCCGCGTTGCTTCACGATGTGGATGGCCGGTGGCGGAGCGAAAGGCGGTACGATCTATGGCGAGACAGACGATTTTTCGTACAACATCGTCAAAGATCCCCTGCACATTCGAGACTTTCACGCCACTGTCCTGCACTTGCTCGGTTTTGACCACGAGCGATTCACCTACAAGTATCAAGGCCTCGATCAGAAACTCACTGGCGTTGAACCGGCGCACGTTATTCGCGATTTAATTGCCTAACGCGGATGCAGATCGGGATCGGGTTTACTCGTCCTGCGGATCCAAGTCATTGAGTTCAATGTCGATCACTTGTTCTCCTTCGGTGACCTCGAAGGAAAGCGGTGTCTTGGCGGGATTGACCCACTCGATATTGGTGCGGCTTTCAGGGATTTTTCCGTCGCGATTGTTCTCTAAAGACAAGTCCTCGAGGACCACTTTGTGCCAACCGAGTTCGGCTCCGTGCTTAGAGGGGTCCGAAGCATAAGTCAGGTCGTATTCGCCCTGGGCATTTGTGATGCCAGTCGACATAAGTCCGCCGACCACGGGTTGGTCGCCGCCCTCGCGTTTGTCGGGATCGGGCATGAATCGAACGCGAATCTCACTGAGAGGTTCACCGCCTCGAGTCACCTTTCCCATGACCTTCGAAATGTTCGGACCAGAATCGCAACCAGCGATCATGCCGACAATGACCAGAGCGAGAGCCATTGCTGAGTGCGCTGTGATGTGCATTCCCGCCATTCTTGAGAAACCTAAGTTTCGCTTTCCATTCAAGTTTGAGGTCATCAACATTTACACGCTCCGGGAATTAGTTTGGTTCGCTTCAGGGGTCGCTGGCGTGACTAGGGCGGCCACGCGACATTTCAGTGTGTTCGATTCAACGAACCGAATTCAAAATCGCGAATTCGACTAGTTAGGATCGAACTGGTTTTCAGCTTGGTCGTTGCCACGCTTGGTGCTTAAGGCACGGTAGAGCACCATGTTGATGCTGTCGGTGATGAAGTGAACGCTACCGTCTGCAAACGCAAAGTTTGCTCCACCGGTGTGTCCGCTACCGTAGGCAGCCATGCGGTCGTTCACTGACGCGTACGACGCAGGAGCGTCTTCGGGAGTTTTGTAGTTCAGCGGTGATCGAGTGGAAGCGAACACATGAGTGGTTCCGTTGCCTCCGCCAGTCCAACCCCATGTGCCCCAACCTTCAATCGGATAGCGGGAATATCGTGACGGGTGGTTGTAGAGCTTTTGGTCAAAGATCGGGTCGTAGTGGAAACGTTCGCCGAACAGCATCGTGTGCGAAGTTCCGTCGAGCACGTCCGAGAACTTTGCGGGAACGGCATCGTCCTGCAAGAACTGTTGGAAAGTCTCTGGTTGGCTATCCATTCCGGTCATGTAGAACATGCCGTCATCTTGCATCAGCGGATCACGGAAGTAGGTGCTATGTGTTCCGCCGTTAGCGACGTAACTTGTCATTCCGAAGTACCCGGTTGGATAACCGGCAAGGACGAAATCCAAGAGCTGTGGAGTGTTCTGGATCAAGTCGGAAGGACACAGAAAAGCTTCGGGTTGGTGAGCCGATGGAGCTTCAAGGCTGTAGTCATAGCGATCAGCAGGATTGGTGAAGCTCGCGCCCGGTCGGCGAGTGTTGGACCATGCTGCTTCATAGGTGTCGTCGAAGTCCCAGTTCTCGTACGCAGCAGATTCTTCCAGGTAGGGAAGCAAGTATGAGAATACCGTGTTTCCGTACCAATCTCGCGGGCGATTTCGAATGAAGGTGGTTAGCCCGGCGGGGAACTTTCGGTTCGCCGATTCAAAGTTGTGGCTGGCCAGTGCGATTTGCTTGATGTTGTTTTGGCAACTCATTCGGCGTGCCGCCTCTCGAGCAGCTTGAACGCTAGGCAGCAACAAAGCGACAAGAATGCCAATGATCGCAATGACAACAAGCAACTCGATCAGCGTGAACGCGAAGCGTTGGTGAGCATGTTTGTTCATGGGAAGGGTCCACATAGATGGAGGTAAAAGGTCAAAAAGAAAATGCAGGGGTCAAAAGGAAACGTCGCTCAAGATGATGAGTAGAGTTCGCCGAATCTCTCTAACCCACATATCTTGCCTGAAAGGAGGTAGTCAAGTTCATGTTTGCATCGGACGCTGTCGTAGTTGATACGCGTCGTTGACTCGTCTGATCCTCAATATGATACCGGTCGTTGGCAGAAATCAACGGATCTTTATCGGATCTTAAACATCCGCCGCAGGTCGCTCCGTTGATGGCGCTTAACAGCGGATCTTGGCCCATAGCCTTCGCGGTTTCTATCAACGTTCACGCTGGGGAAACTGACTTTGTCAATGGCCGCCGTCTTGTTCTTCCAATTGCAATTGCAGATTCGACGTAGCTTCATCCAACAAATGCATCGACTTGACAGTCGATGGTTTCGTAAACCTTGGTCAACCATGGAAGCACACATCGCTCCGATTCTTCGGACTCGGCATGCTTACCGTTGAAATGAATCCCGATTTTGAAAGCGTTCTTATCTGTTGTTGGGATCGAACATTGCCGTCGGAATGACTCGAGAGTCTTTCCAGATTAGAACTCTCCCTAAACCGATGAAGGGCTCGCACTTAGCCTGGGTTCCGGTTGGGCCGGTGCGAAACGACCCAACCGTTGCTCCAAGTTGTCGATCAGAGCAATTCTATAGTTCTGCAAGAATTGCTTCGTCGACGGCTTCAGCTTGCCACTGGAACTCATCGTCGTCATCGTCTTCGCTGGTCCACGACAGCAGCGGTTGCTCGGACGACGCGGCCGCTATTTCAGCGACTTCAACGTCCACCGTAGCGGTCGACGTTCTGAGGTCGAAGACGTAAGCGCCGCCCGTGTTGTTGGACGGGCGATTGTCCAACCATGAACCCACCACCGCGACGCTCGCGTCGACCGCTACCGCGATGCCGTACTCGTCAGCCGTGGTGACCTCGTCATTGTTGAGCACGCGTGTTTGCATCCACGTGCCACCGACGTTCTCAAACAGGTAGGCGTTGCCGGATGCGACACCACCGATGTCCGAACCGATCGCACCGGCCACCAAACGATCGCCCGACAGATCGACTGAATAACCCAACCGGTCACCGGCCACACCGTCAGAGGCCAGCAACTTGGTGACTTGGCCCCAGTTGCCCGCGCCGCCTTCGTTCTGATCGAACAGATACACCGAACCGAGTTGGTTCAGTCCACCTTCATCGTCAAACCGCGAACCGATCGCAACCCTGGTTCCGTCGATCGACAACGCGTAAGCGAAGTGATCGTTTGCTAAGCCATCAGCAGCCTCGATGATGGCTTCCTCACCCCAGTTGTCGGCTCCACCGTTATCACGAGCGAAGATGTAAGCAGCACCCGTGTTGCTGGCGGTTCCGTCGTACTGGAAGGCACCAACCGCGATCAGATCGCCATCGATCGAAACGGTTTGTCCAAACCGATCGCCGGCTTCACCATCACTGGCAACCAGTTTCATGGATTGGCCCCAGTTTTCCACGCCACCGAGGTCACGTTCGAAGACGTAGGCTGCACCGGAGGAGAGTCCTACGGGGTCAGCCACACTGGCTCCGACAACGAGCGTGTCTCCCGAGAGTGCCAGCGAGCGACCGAACAGATCACGCTTGACCGTGTCGCTGCCAGCCACCTTGGAAACTTGTCCCCAGTTGTCCGCTCCACCTTCGTTGCGATTGAAGATGTAAACCGCACCGGCCTGGAATCCGTTTTCACGATCCCGTTGGGCGCTGACGGCCACCGTGTCGCCGTCGATGGCGACCGAGTAACCGAACTGTGCAGCGACGCCGTTAGGTGCACCGTCACCGCTTAGTTCCGCGACTTGCGTCCAAGTGGTATCGTCGGTGCGATGATAAATGAACGCCGATCCGGCACTGTTCACCCCATTTGGATCATCAAGGAACGATCCCACCACCGCGTAGTCACCATCAATGGCAACGGCGTTTCCGAACCGGTCACCACCCGAGGCAGCCGAATTAGTCAGTTCGACATCGTTGAGCGTGATCGTGTAATCGAACGAGTCGGATCCAACGAAGCCGTTGTCCGGTGTATACGTGATTACGCCGCCGGAGCCGATTGTTGCTATTCCGTTGGCACCATCGGTCGTTGAAAGAATCTGCGTTTGACCGTCTGGCAAATCGTTCAGCAACACGTTTACATCAACGGGTGTGTTGACGTCAGTATCGGCTACGTCATCGATCGCAATGAACGTTGGGATAGGCGGTAACTCATTGGTTTCACCGGCTGTATCGAGCTCTGCATCGGCGAAATTCAGTAACGCAAATGGTCCCGTCTCATCGGTCGTTCGGTAGCCGCCCGCTGGCGTGAAATTGCCATCGGGTCCGAAAACCTCGGCGGAGTAATTCACGTCTGCGTTGGCGTCACCGTCAACGATCGAAAGCGAAGCGAGGATCGATGTCCATGGCACGATGTCGAATGTTCCATCATTGTCCGTGTCGAGGTCATCCCCCGCAACAGCCGTTGGCGAAAGGCCGTCCACGACAAGAATCGTTTGTGGTGAACCGAACGGATTGAAGCTTGCGTCCAGGACATCGCCCGGATCGGTAGCAACCGATGTTCCATCGTCAGTGACTAGCAAGAAACCGTTGGCATCGGTAAAGCCCGAGGACAGATCAACGATGTCGTCAATCGAACCCGGAGAAAATTCGCCGCTAATTAAGACCAGCGAGTAGCCAGTGAATCCAGAGTCCGGATCGCCGATGAGTTCGACGAAATCCGTGATCGAACCGCCCGAGCTGTTGACGCGGAACTCGTTGATCGCAACCGAGGTCGTTTGAGGAGCCGAGTCGTTATCCGAAATCGTCACTGCGATATCTGGCGAAGTCAAAGCGTCGAACTGAGTGTCCGAGCTTGTGATTGCCACTGAAAACGCACTGGCGTGAGTGCCTTCGACGGCTGAATCATCATCCGCAACAACCGTTACGCTTTGAGGCGTACCCGCGTTGCCGCTGTTGAAGGTAAGCGTGGTCGCGACGCCAGCACCTGCACCTAGGTCGATTTGCGAATCGGTGGGGGTCAACGTGACCGTGACGGTCGACGTTGGAGTGCCGGTGAATGAGAACGCAACGGTGTCACCCACGGCGTCACCCTCGGTCACGTCGGTCGAGCCATCCGACTCAGCCACGATCAGGCTGGCACCAATTTCAAACTCGATGCCGTCCGTATTGGTCAGGCCGGGCGTTTGCAAGAACTGTCCCGCGGAGAACTCGGAGTCCAAGAAGTCGCCGGTACCGTCAGCTTGCAAGCGAGCAAGGGATTGGTCCTCTCCATCGTTGAACAAAAGGTCTTCATTGTCATCGACCGCCCATGACATGAAGTCGAGGGTTCGGACGGTGTCAAAGAGCGTGACGGAGTCACCATCATTGCTTAGGCCCAGGCCACCTGAGGACGCAGTTTGAGCGAGCGAATTGCCATACGTTCCCAGCGTTCCGCCACCGAAGACGACGATGGCTTGCCCAGCCGCCAAGGTGGTTCCAGCAAGGAACTCATGCTTGACACCGGCGGCGTCACTGAGGGTCCAGCCACTAATGTCGATTGTCGAAGTGCCGGTGTTGAGCACTTCAACGAACTCATCTTGGGTCGGACTGAATGTTCCATCACCGTTGGCGTCGCCACTGTACAGGTTGTAATCCGGGTCGCTTGGCAAGGGATCAAACTCTGACGACGGTGCAGGATCCTTCAAGACTTCGTTGATCACGACGGCGTGATTGACGTTGTCGTTGTCGACGATCGAGGCGGTCACGTCCGGAGGCGTCAGTGCCGCGTAGTCAACATCGCCAGTCGCCGAAACGCTGATCAAACCTTGGTGGTCCCCTTCGTCCGCAGCGTCATCTTCGGCAGCGACGGTGACCGTTTGCGGAGTGAACCAGTTGCTCGTGGTGAACGTCAATGTGATCGCTTGATCGCTAGGTGAACCATTGAGGCCAACGTTAGCGTCGGGATCCAAAGTGACCGTGATGGTCGCAGTCGGAGCCGCGTCGAGCACCACAGCGAAGCTGTCCGTCAGGCCGTTCTCGCTGAGATTCAAATCAGCGTCCGTTCCAGGATTGGTGTCCTCATCGGCGTCGACGATTCGAATGGCCGCTGGCAAGACGTTGGTAAAACCAGGAGTGTCTTGGCCTTCGTCAGCAAAGCTGAGGGACAGGAAGTTGCCAGTGCCATCTGGGACCCGGCGAATGCCCGAAGGTGCATTGTCATCGGTCGAATTAACGGTGGTTGACGTGCCGTACTTGAATGCTGAATTGGCGGCCACGTCCAGCGATACGGAGTCGAAAACGGTAACCCATGGCTGAGTATCAAGGATTCCATCGTCGCCCGGATCCAAGTCCGTGCCAGCGGTGCCCGTGAATCCGCTTACCAAGAACAGCGATTGAGGCGATCCAAACAGGTCGAGGCTAGGGAATTCCAAGTCTCCGACGTCCTTCAAGATTCCTGCATCGGAACCATCGTCGTGCAGCAACAAGAACCCGTCGTCATCGGTCAGGCCACCGTCGAGTGGGAAGGCGAAGTCGATCAGCCCAGGGTTGAAGGCCCCTGAGACAACCACAAGGGTCAAGCCATCTGACGATGTCGCAGCACCCGCGGTGGTGTCGAACAATTCAATGAAGTTGTTCGAAGCGTTGTCCGCAGTTGAGTGCGAGATACGAGCTTCGTTGATCTTCAAATTCGTCGAAGCAACCGCGTTATCGGCAATCGCAACATTGATATCGCTAACGCTGAGGGCATCAAACTTAGGATCGGTGGACGATGAAGTGATCGAGATCACTCCACTGTGCAAACCTTCGGTATCGTCAACATCGTCCACTGCCGTCACCGTGACGGTTTGAGCGGTGCCGAAATTACTAGGGGTGAACGTGATCGAGTTAGTCGAGGTCGTCGTTTGACCATCGGCAATCGTGAAGGTGAAAATCACGTTGGCGGTGGGGGCTGTCAGCAAACGGATGCTGAAGGTGTCCGTTGGACCGCCTTCAACGACTCCCGTGGTGTCACCGGTTTCGACAATTTCAAAGACGGGAACGTTCGTTGATCCCGGTGTGTCGTTGCTGTCGTCGGCGAAGGTGTCTGCACCGGCGGTAAGCTGAAAGGCGCCGGTGCCGTCAACCGCTCGGGCTGCTGCGGCTGGCGTGAAGCCATCAGTCGATACAACAACACTTCCGCCGGTCACACCTGGGTCCGTTATGGCGTAGTTCTTAGCCGCTGGTGCGACGTTGTCATTGTCGTCAAGCGATACCGCGTCAAGGATTGAATCCCACGGAGTGACGTCAAAGATCCCGTCTCCACCTTCGGTTTCATCTGTATCCAGGTCGGTTCCCGAGATAAAGCTGCCCAGTGGGCCGGTGTACCCTGAAACAAGCAAGAAGGTCGACGGTGAACCGAAGAAGTCAAAGTTGGCAGCGATGTCACCGGGAACTAGCGGCGACGCGGCCCCATCGTCCTGCAATAAGAAGAATCCGTTCGCGTCGGTGAAGCCACCGGTGAGGTCGAACGCGAAGTTCAGGTCACCAGCGGTAAAGGATGGAGGCACCGCAGTGTCGGATTCGCTAGTGACTGCCAAAAGAGTCAGCCCATCAGTAGACAAACCTGCTGCGCCGCCGGTTTCGTAAAGCTCAATGAAGTTGTTTGAATCGTCGTCTTTGGACTGATGCGAGATGCGGAGCTCGTTGATCTTGAAATTGACGTCATCATCAATCACGCTCACTGACAACGATTGAGTCAGTCCATCAAAGGCTCCGTCACCGCTTGCGAGTGCGAAGTCAATTGAACTCAACTGCCCACCCTCAAGATCAGAGTCGTCTACTGCCGTAAATGTGAGCGTCTGCGGGGTATTCCAATCCGCAGGAGTGAACGTCAGCGATGTTGAACCTGGGGTCACTTCGCCATCGGCACTTGAGATCGTCACGACAACATTCGCAGTCGGTGCTTTATCGAGAACAATATCAACCGAATCGGTGCTGCCGCCTTCCGTCACAACGGTTGACCCATTGCTTTCGGTAATTACCAAGCCACCGGGGGCATCGCCAGGATTCGTGGCACCGATGTGGTTCAGCGACGTTCCGGTGACGCTGAAGTTCGGAGCCGTTCCACTGACTTCACCCACGAACCAGTCGTTGACGGTGTTGCCGGTGGAGTTGCCCACGCGACCAACGTACCCGGTGCTGCCGCCGGCAAGCGTGAATGCTGGCACGGAGTAAACGACATCGCCTGCACCGCCGTCGTTGATGCCGATGCTGTCAAGCAAGGTCCAGTTGGCCACGATCGAACCGTCAAGAATGCCATCGTCGTTGGCATCCAAGTCATCGCCGAAGTCGTCGGCGTCGATGGTCACTGGCGAACTGACCAGCAAGAACGAATTGGTTGCGTTCTCGAGCTCGTTGCTGCCCGCTTGAGCAGGGTTGTCTTGGTCGGAAGCGAAGAAGCTGAAGCCGCCGAAGTCATCGGTCGTGCTTACCAACGAGTTCGAAGCGGCGTCGATGGTGTAGCCGCTGCCCAATTGCGAAAGAACAAGCAATCCGTTGGAGCCAAATTCAAGTCCCGATAGATCGAAGCGATTGGAAACCTTACCAATTCCGAATCCCGAATCCGAATCGCCTTCGACATCAAGCAGGTAGGTTCCGCTTGCGATCGCGGTGTTCGCTTCGCCGCGAAGTTCGACGTACTCGCTCGGGCCATCGTTGCCCGGCACGTCGTAAAGAATCTCATTGATCAAGACGAAACTGCTGGTTGGAAGTCCGCCGACGGTGTGGCTGCCCAGATCACTGAACGTGTCTTGTGGGAAACCGTTCCATTCGGCAGTCAGATTCGTGATCGGATTGAAGCCGGCTGGATTGCCTTCATCAATCGAACCCTTGCGGACCAGGGTGCGATTAGCGGTGCCAAGCGAGCCGTCGGTCCAGGCTGATCCTGGGTCTTCGCCCACGACCCCAAACGTGTCGATGACCGTCGTGCCTTGCAATAGCTGGTAAGCATCGTCGCCATTGTGCGAAATGTTACTGTTGGTCATGTCGGCTTCATCCAAGATCGCTTGTGTCGAGCTTGGGTTTGCGATCACAAAAACGTCGCCTGCCGCGATTTCGTCAGTTGCGGAAAATGTGATGGTTGCGTCGGAGGTGCCACCATTGTTGGACTTGTACAACGAGTATCCGTCGAGCGAGAGCGTTGCCCCCGAGTTGTTGTAAAGCTCAATCGCCTTATTGTTGCTGCTACCTTCGATGTACTCACTGATGAAGAGGTCACCGGCAAGCAGTTGACGTGACTCTAGCTGTTCGATGATTTGACGACGACGACTGCGTCGTGCAGGTCGCAATCGTTCGCTGGAAGATCTCTTAAAATTGGTTGGCAATGCCTGCAGAATCCTAGAAAGTCCGCGCATATTTTCCTCGTTCGAGAGTGGGGTAGAATGGGGCTTCAACACCTTCCTGGTATTAACTTCCATGGCCTCTTTAGCGCAGGGCAACGCGTGGTCAATCATCACTCTTCAACGCAAGCTTTAGCACTCTTCAACGCAAACGTTGGCGAGTCTCCGGCGAGCTGTGTTTGACAATCTTGTCGGTTAGATCGTTTGGAACGACTTTGCCGATGGTTCGAACTTACCCAAGAAAGTCAAAATGCCTATCCCCGTTCACACAATATTCATTTGACCAAGTAGGGGCTGTAGAGGGGGTGGGTTGTTGCAGTGTCCAGGCGTTCCGGGCCCGCAAGTCCCGAGCCGCAAGACACTCATCGAACGTGCCAATCGAAAGAAAAATTCCAGCTCAGTATCGCATTGTCCGTCGATCGCGCCTAAGCTCACACGAGTGGAGTAGAACACGGCGATATCGCGTGCCCAATCTCACTCTTTGTGCTCGGTGGCTTTATTGCCGCAGTTCGGCTGGAATAGCCCTGTGGTGTGGTTAGTTTTTTCGAGTGTGCCGCGTCGTTGGGGGCTCAAATTTTTTAGGTCGGAACGCAAAAAATAGAAGCTTTGCTTCATTTTTTCTTGTTCAAAACCTACAAACCGGCAACGTTTACCCTGCGGAGCTTCATAATCCGTCCCGCGATGTTCCAGTCTTGCACGTAGAGATTGCCTTCGGCATCCCACTGTGACCCATGCGTTCCGCTGAAAATCCCTTCGATCCATTGCGATTGGGGGATCGCGAATTTGCGGCCTAGGGCTGGGTTCGGGTTGTAGCCCAAAACGGACATGATTGAGTTGTTCTTATCCAGGATGACGACGCGCCCGGCCAAGTCAGGGACGCTGACATAATCACCCTGAATGGATACCGATGTGGGCATGCCCAATCCCGTGATCACTTCCTCGATGAAGTTACCGTCAAGGTCGTAGTGAACTAGTCGTCCTTTGGGTTGGTGATTGCGATCGCAGATGAGCAAACGATTGGGTTCGTATCGCGTATCGAGCGTCATTCCATGAGCGGTGTTGAATTGCTTCATGCCGTTTCCTTTTTCGCCGAAGTGCGAAAGGTACTTGCCGGTTTTGTCGTACTTAAAGATGTGGTTGCTTCCATAGCCATCGGACAAGTAGATGTTGCCGTCGTCGTCCACCGTAATCGCGGTCGGGTTGAACGCTTCGATGGTCAGGCCGGATTCGTCTGGAAAGGGAAGTTTCAAAACAACTTCGCCAGTCCGGGCATTGAACTTCATTCCTTCTGCGTTTTCGTTTCGCGCAGCGTAGATGTACTCGGTACCGTTCTCGTTTCGTAATTCCATATCGTGCATCTGTGAATAGTCTGGACCGAGATGCGAGTGGATCACTTTTCCTTCAGGTGAGAATACAAATACGCCCGCCTTCGCACTCGTGTAGATGTTGCCGTCCTTGTCAATTACCACCGCACCGTGAGTCGGCCCAATGGCCGAGTTGCCATCAGGTCGCAGGCCCCATCCAGGCACTGTGTCAAAAGTCATGATGCCTGCACCCATGCGGACCGGTGCTGTCGATACCTTGGCTGTTGACTCTTTGGTGCGTGTTCCCACCGACTCATCCGCGGATGCGGTCGGACGGTACGGTGCAGTCAAAAACAATAATGCGATGGTGGTGATAAAGGTTAGTTGATGATTCATTGGTTCCAGGTTGCCTTATCAAATTTAAGAGAGTGATCGGGGACGCCTTAAGATAGTCGATTGCGAACTTCGGCACCGGCTTGAAGCGAGCTTTTGAACACTTCGAACGATGCGACGGTCGTTCGTTCGGGCTCGCTTGATAGGTAATGTTCAGTGAGAATCAAAAGGTGGGGCTGAGGGGTTAGGGTCAAGGGATTGGTTGGCTATTGGGCGAAGCGGATGGTGTTGGCTGCGGTTTTGCCGTCGATAGTATCCCCGGTTATGCTGGGCTTTATGTTCATCCAAAGGGCTTCTCGTATACCTACCTTTTTCGTGATTGCATTCGTTGTGGCGATTGCGATGCCGCGTGTCGGCATCGGTCAGGACGGCAAGAGTTTGTTTCCGATCGAGCTTGAGCGATGGCAGAAGTCTGAGCCTGAGTTAGCTCGAGGACTGGTTGAAGCGGATCGGTTGAGGCTGAAGCTGTTATTGCCAGGCAACGATGGCGTGTGCTGTGCGACTCGCATTTGCCAAGTTATCAACAGTTTACAGCAGCAATGTCGAGCAACCGCATTTCCAGGAAAGTCAATCGCGACGTTTGAAGTGACGCCGGAGCGATTGCTGGGGCAGTTGCGTGGCGAGCAGTCGATCGACAAGGCAGCGTTCGATGCGTTCAGCGGGAAATGGTTCGGCAATTGGGATGGGTCCGACGTGAATCACGATTGGCGACCGGCCTTATCCTTCGCTCCGCCACGTGTCTTAGGCGAAGGGGCGCTAGCCATTCAGAGCCTGCAGTACGCGTGGATCGGCAATGGCTTTGGGTGGAACTATGTCGCCTGCGAAAAGAGCGATCCGTCACGCCACTATGTCTTGGGGATGGTCTACTACTTTGCTGGTCCCAATTATCGCGACATCGTGAGTGAGGCGGCTCACGTTGGTTTTGTGGACGGGCCTAGTCGGCTTGTTTGGATGACCGAGTCGAGCGTTTATCTTGAGGAGGCGTTTGTCGACGAAGGTTGTTCACCGCACTACGTTATCACGGCATTACGGCATGACTTGCTGGGCAGCGAAATGAAGGTTTCGCCCAACGTCGTTCAGGCAACTTACACGCGAGACTCAGGCACGCGTCCGGCGTTCTTGAAATTTTCGTGGAAGCCAGATCGCTTGCCATAAGAACTCGCCACGGAAACTTCCCGTTGCAATTGGGGAGGTCGTCTCGGTGCGATTGCAGCCTTGGTGTCGCCATCACCATTGGTCGCACCGACGGTTGAGCGTCGTTTGAAGTGA from Rubripirellula amarantea encodes:
- a CDS encoding 6-bladed beta-propeller, which translates into the protein MNHQLTFITTIALLFLTAPYRPTASADESVGTRTKESTAKVSTAPVRMGAGIMTFDTVPGWGLRPDGNSAIGPTHGAVVIDKDGNIYTSAKAGVFVFSPEGKVIHSHLGPDYSQMHDMELRNENGTEYIYAARNENAEGMKFNARTGEVVLKLPFPDESGLTIEAFNPTAITVDDDGNIYLSDGYGSNHIFKYDKTGKYLSHFGEKGNGMKQFNTAHGMTLDTRYEPNRLLICDRNHQPKGRLVHYDLDGNFIEEVITGLGMPTSVSIQGDYVSVPDLAGRVVILDKNNSIMSVLGYNPNPALGRKFAIPQSQWIEGIFSGTHGSQWDAEGNLYVQDWNIAGRIMKLRRVNVAGL